From one Rhopalosiphum padi isolate XX-2018 chromosome 2, ASM2088224v1, whole genome shotgun sequence genomic stretch:
- the LOC132922622 gene encoding angiotensin-converting enzyme-like isoform X4, with amino-acid sequence MSYELIILIIAINLEFSKFLKNMWVETVKYPWSTYKDPNIKRQFKLMSVLGTDALPEDKLKKLDEIVSAMESLYGRATIPEYDGDNNLNRTLSLEPVILFLLRDINDILDKSTDVNELKHVWVQWREATGKKIRPMYAEYVRLSNEAARLNNYTDNAEFWIRGYDVDDFRPRMEHLWNQIKPLYLQIHAYVRRKLWELYGSSVITRRGPIPAHLLGDMWAQSWERLDDFTRPYPTIDDVNPTSAMINQNYTPKKMFKVAEEFFTSLNLSAMPQTFWEKSILEKPNGRDLVCHASAWDFYDSNDFRIKQCTSVNFMDFITAHHEMGHIQYFLQYKDQPFIYRDGANEGFHEAIGDTIALSVSTPKHLHKIGLLPKTSRTYEADINYLYKIGLDKVVFLPFGYLMDLWRWNVFKGLTTEDQYNCDWWKLKYSYQGIEPPVTRTENDFDPGSKYHIVGNVPYIRYFVSYIVQFQFHQALCEKADQFDPKNPTSKPLHECDIYQSKNAGNAFKDMLKLGSSKPWFDAMELLTGQREMDAGPLLNYFNPLYEWLKNENKRTGEHLGWETDKKICFKKDETSQPSF; translated from the exons ATGTCGTATGAGCTTATAATCTTAAta ATTGCCATTAATTTGGAATTTAGCAAATTCTTAAAGAATATGTGGGTAGAAACTGTGAAATATCCATGGTCAACATACAAAGATCCGAATATCAAAAGGCAATTCAAATTAATGTCAGTATTAGGGACAGATGCTTTACCCGAAGACAAACTGAAAAAA ttagatGAAATTGTTTCGGCCATGGAAAGTTTGTACGGCAGAGCAACCATTCCTGAGTATGATGGCGATAACAATTTAAATCGAACTTTGAGTTTAGAACcag ttattttatttttacttcgaGATATAAACGACATATTGGATAAAAGTACTGATGTAAATGAACTGAAGCATGTATGGGTACAATGGCGAGAGGCTACAGGAAAAAAAATTCGACCTATGTATGCGGAATATGTAAGACTATCTAATGAAGCGGCCAGATTAAACA ATTACACGGATAATGCAGAATTTTGGATTCGAGGTTACGATGTTGACGACTTTCGACCGCGAATGGAACATTTATGGAATCAAATCAAACCTCTATACTTGCAGATACACGCCTACGTCCGCAGAAAGCTTTGGGAGCTTTACGGTAGCTCAGTAATCACAAGAAGAGGACCAATTCCAGCACATCTACTTG GTGATATGTGGGCGCAGTCATGGGAACGTTTGGATGATTTTACTCGACCTTACCCTACTATTGATGATGTAAATCCTACTTCAGCCATGATAAATCAG aACTACACTCCGAAAAAGATGTTTAAAGTAGCTGAAGAGTTTTTCACATCGTTAAACTTGAGCGCTATGCCCCAAACTTTCTGGGAAAAATCTATTTTGGAGAAGCCAAATGGTCGCGATTTGGTATGCCATGCATCCGCTTGGGACTTTTATGATTCTAATGACTTTAGAATCAAACAATGTACATCGgtaaattttatggattttataaCCGCCCATCATGAGATGGGCCACATCCAATATTTTCTACAGTATAAAGACCAGCCGTTCATATACCGTGATGGAGCTAACGAag GTTTCCACGAAGCGATCGGAGATACAATCGCTTTGTCTGTATCAACACCAAAGCATTTGCATAAGATTGGTCTGTTGCCTAAGACAAGTCGCACATACGAAGCCGATATAAATTATCTGTACAAGATCGGATTGGACAAGGTAGTTTTTTTACCTTTTGGATATTTAATGGATCTATGGAGGTGGAACGTGTTCAAAGGACTCACGACGGAAGATCAATACAACTGTGACTGGTGGAAACTCAA ATATTCTTATCAAGGAATCGAGCCACCGGTGACCAGAACTGAAAACGATTTTGACCCGGGATCCAAGTACCACATCGTTGGAAACGTGCCTTATATTAGATACTTTGTGAGTTACATAGTACAATTTCAATTCCATCAAGCATTGTGTGAAAAAGCTGACCAGTTTGATCCCAAAAATCCAACAAGCAAACCATTACATGAATGTGACATTTATCAAAGCAAAAATGCCGGAAACGCTTTCaa agATATGTTGAAATTAGGATCGTCGAAACCGTGGTTTGATGCTATGGAACTACTAACTGGTCAAAGGGAAATGGACGCTGGaccattattgaattatttcaaCCCTCTGTACGAATggcttaaaaatgaaaataaaagaaCTGGAGAACATCTTGGCTGGGAGACAGATAAAAAAA tttgctTTAAAAAGGATGAAACAAGTCAGCCTTCATTTTGA
- the LOC132922622 gene encoding angiotensin-converting enzyme-like isoform X3: MMIKLYYLYAILWLSATVVWRPVLSAGTKKYSEIEASKYLDNANHALTEWTNRVIHANWNWLTNLTNENAEKKIAINLEFSKFLKNMWVETVKYPWSTYKDPNIKRQFKLMSVLGTDALPEDKLKKLDEIVSAMESLYGRATIPEYDGDNNLNRTLSLEPDYTDNAEFWIRGYDVDDFRPRMEHLWNQIKPLYLQIHAYVRRKLWELYGSSVITRRGPIPAHLLGDMWAQSWERLDDFTRPYPTIDDVNPTSAMINQNYTPKKMFKVAEEFFTSLNLSAMPQTFWEKSILEKPNGRDLVCHASAWDFYDSNDFRIKQCTSVNFMDFITAHHEMGHIQYFLQYKDQPFIYRDGANEGFHEAIGDTIALSVSTPKHLHKIGLLPKTSRTYEADINYLYKIGLDKVVFLPFGYLMDLWRWNVFKGLTTEDQYNCDWWKLKYSYQGIEPPVTRTENDFDPGSKYHIVGNVPYIRYFVSYIVQFQFHQALCEKADQFDPKNPTSKPLHECDIYQSKNAGNAFKDMLKLGSSKPWFDAMELLTGQREMDAGPLLNYFNPLYEWLKNENKRTGEHLGWETDKKICFKKDETSQPSF; the protein is encoded by the exons atgatgataaaattatattatttgtatgccaTTCTATGGCTATCTGCAACGGTTGTTTGGCGACCAGTCTTATCCGCtggaacaaaaaaatattctgaaatcgAAGCTTCCAAATATTTGGACAACGCCAATCACGCATTGACCGAATGGACAAACCGAGTCATACATGCCAATTGGAATTGGTTAACAAACTTGACCAATGAGAATGCTGAAAAaaag ATTGCCATTAATTTGGAATTTAGCAAATTCTTAAAGAATATGTGGGTAGAAACTGTGAAATATCCATGGTCAACATACAAAGATCCGAATATCAAAAGGCAATTCAAATTAATGTCAGTATTAGGGACAGATGCTTTACCCGAAGACAAACTGAAAAAA ttagatGAAATTGTTTCGGCCATGGAAAGTTTGTACGGCAGAGCAACCATTCCTGAGTATGATGGCGATAACAATTTAAATCGAACTTTGAGTTTAGAACcag ATTACACGGATAATGCAGAATTTTGGATTCGAGGTTACGATGTTGACGACTTTCGACCGCGAATGGAACATTTATGGAATCAAATCAAACCTCTATACTTGCAGATACACGCCTACGTCCGCAGAAAGCTTTGGGAGCTTTACGGTAGCTCAGTAATCACAAGAAGAGGACCAATTCCAGCACATCTACTTG GTGATATGTGGGCGCAGTCATGGGAACGTTTGGATGATTTTACTCGACCTTACCCTACTATTGATGATGTAAATCCTACTTCAGCCATGATAAATCAG aACTACACTCCGAAAAAGATGTTTAAAGTAGCTGAAGAGTTTTTCACATCGTTAAACTTGAGCGCTATGCCCCAAACTTTCTGGGAAAAATCTATTTTGGAGAAGCCAAATGGTCGCGATTTGGTATGCCATGCATCCGCTTGGGACTTTTATGATTCTAATGACTTTAGAATCAAACAATGTACATCGgtaaattttatggattttataaCCGCCCATCATGAGATGGGCCACATCCAATATTTTCTACAGTATAAAGACCAGCCGTTCATATACCGTGATGGAGCTAACGAag GTTTCCACGAAGCGATCGGAGATACAATCGCTTTGTCTGTATCAACACCAAAGCATTTGCATAAGATTGGTCTGTTGCCTAAGACAAGTCGCACATACGAAGCCGATATAAATTATCTGTACAAGATCGGATTGGACAAGGTAGTTTTTTTACCTTTTGGATATTTAATGGATCTATGGAGGTGGAACGTGTTCAAAGGACTCACGACGGAAGATCAATACAACTGTGACTGGTGGAAACTCAA ATATTCTTATCAAGGAATCGAGCCACCGGTGACCAGAACTGAAAACGATTTTGACCCGGGATCCAAGTACCACATCGTTGGAAACGTGCCTTATATTAGATACTTTGTGAGTTACATAGTACAATTTCAATTCCATCAAGCATTGTGTGAAAAAGCTGACCAGTTTGATCCCAAAAATCCAACAAGCAAACCATTACATGAATGTGACATTTATCAAAGCAAAAATGCCGGAAACGCTTTCaa agATATGTTGAAATTAGGATCGTCGAAACCGTGGTTTGATGCTATGGAACTACTAACTGGTCAAAGGGAAATGGACGCTGGaccattattgaattatttcaaCCCTCTGTACGAATggcttaaaaatgaaaataaaagaaCTGGAGAACATCTTGGCTGGGAGACAGATAAAAAAA tttgctTTAAAAAGGATGAAACAAGTCAGCCTTCATTTTGA
- the LOC132922622 gene encoding angiotensin-converting enzyme-like isoform X1, with protein MMIKLYYLYAILWLSATVVWRPVLSAGTKKYSEIEASKYLDNANHALTEWTNRVIHANWNWLTNLTNENAEKKIAINLEFSKFLKNMWVETVKYPWSTYKDPNIKRQFKLMSVLGTDALPEDKLKKLDEIVSAMESLYGRATIPEYDGDNNLNRTLSLEPVILFLLRDINDILDKSTDVNELKHVWVQWREATGKKIRPMYAEYVRLSNEAARLNNYTDNAEFWIRGYDVDDFRPRMEHLWNQIKPLYLQIHAYVRRKLWELYGSSVITRRGPIPAHLLGDMWAQSWERLDDFTRPYPTIDDVNPTSAMINQNYTPKKMFKVAEEFFTSLNLSAMPQTFWEKSILEKPNGRDLVCHASAWDFYDSNDFRIKQCTSVNFMDFITAHHEMGHIQYFLQYKDQPFIYRDGANEGFHEAIGDTIALSVSTPKHLHKIGLLPKTSRTYEADINYLYKIGLDKVVFLPFGYLMDLWRWNVFKGLTTEDQYNCDWWKLKYSYQGIEPPVTRTENDFDPGSKYHIVGNVPYIRYFVSYIVQFQFHQALCEKADQFDPKNPTSKPLHECDIYQSKNAGNAFKDMLKLGSSKPWFDAMELLTGQREMDAGPLLNYFNPLYEWLKNENKRTGEHLGWETDKKICFKKDETSQPSF; from the exons atgatgataaaattatattatttgtatgccaTTCTATGGCTATCTGCAACGGTTGTTTGGCGACCAGTCTTATCCGCtggaacaaaaaaatattctgaaatcgAAGCTTCCAAATATTTGGACAACGCCAATCACGCATTGACCGAATGGACAAACCGAGTCATACATGCCAATTGGAATTGGTTAACAAACTTGACCAATGAGAATGCTGAAAAaaag ATTGCCATTAATTTGGAATTTAGCAAATTCTTAAAGAATATGTGGGTAGAAACTGTGAAATATCCATGGTCAACATACAAAGATCCGAATATCAAAAGGCAATTCAAATTAATGTCAGTATTAGGGACAGATGCTTTACCCGAAGACAAACTGAAAAAA ttagatGAAATTGTTTCGGCCATGGAAAGTTTGTACGGCAGAGCAACCATTCCTGAGTATGATGGCGATAACAATTTAAATCGAACTTTGAGTTTAGAACcag ttattttatttttacttcgaGATATAAACGACATATTGGATAAAAGTACTGATGTAAATGAACTGAAGCATGTATGGGTACAATGGCGAGAGGCTACAGGAAAAAAAATTCGACCTATGTATGCGGAATATGTAAGACTATCTAATGAAGCGGCCAGATTAAACA ATTACACGGATAATGCAGAATTTTGGATTCGAGGTTACGATGTTGACGACTTTCGACCGCGAATGGAACATTTATGGAATCAAATCAAACCTCTATACTTGCAGATACACGCCTACGTCCGCAGAAAGCTTTGGGAGCTTTACGGTAGCTCAGTAATCACAAGAAGAGGACCAATTCCAGCACATCTACTTG GTGATATGTGGGCGCAGTCATGGGAACGTTTGGATGATTTTACTCGACCTTACCCTACTATTGATGATGTAAATCCTACTTCAGCCATGATAAATCAG aACTACACTCCGAAAAAGATGTTTAAAGTAGCTGAAGAGTTTTTCACATCGTTAAACTTGAGCGCTATGCCCCAAACTTTCTGGGAAAAATCTATTTTGGAGAAGCCAAATGGTCGCGATTTGGTATGCCATGCATCCGCTTGGGACTTTTATGATTCTAATGACTTTAGAATCAAACAATGTACATCGgtaaattttatggattttataaCCGCCCATCATGAGATGGGCCACATCCAATATTTTCTACAGTATAAAGACCAGCCGTTCATATACCGTGATGGAGCTAACGAag GTTTCCACGAAGCGATCGGAGATACAATCGCTTTGTCTGTATCAACACCAAAGCATTTGCATAAGATTGGTCTGTTGCCTAAGACAAGTCGCACATACGAAGCCGATATAAATTATCTGTACAAGATCGGATTGGACAAGGTAGTTTTTTTACCTTTTGGATATTTAATGGATCTATGGAGGTGGAACGTGTTCAAAGGACTCACGACGGAAGATCAATACAACTGTGACTGGTGGAAACTCAA ATATTCTTATCAAGGAATCGAGCCACCGGTGACCAGAACTGAAAACGATTTTGACCCGGGATCCAAGTACCACATCGTTGGAAACGTGCCTTATATTAGATACTTTGTGAGTTACATAGTACAATTTCAATTCCATCAAGCATTGTGTGAAAAAGCTGACCAGTTTGATCCCAAAAATCCAACAAGCAAACCATTACATGAATGTGACATTTATCAAAGCAAAAATGCCGGAAACGCTTTCaa agATATGTTGAAATTAGGATCGTCGAAACCGTGGTTTGATGCTATGGAACTACTAACTGGTCAAAGGGAAATGGACGCTGGaccattattgaattatttcaaCCCTCTGTACGAATggcttaaaaatgaaaataaaagaaCTGGAGAACATCTTGGCTGGGAGACAGATAAAAAAA tttgctTTAAAAAGGATGAAACAAGTCAGCCTTCATTTTGA
- the LOC132922622 gene encoding angiotensin-converting enzyme-like isoform X2, protein MMIKLYYLYAILWLSATVVWRPVLSAGTKKYSEIEASKYLDNANHALTEWTNRVIHANWNWLTNLTNENAEKKIAINLEFSKFLKNMWVETVKYPWSTYKDPNIKRQFKLMSVLGTDALPEDKLKKLDEIVSAMESLYGRATIPEYDGDNNLNRTLSLEPDINDILDKSTDVNELKHVWVQWREATGKKIRPMYAEYVRLSNEAARLNNYTDNAEFWIRGYDVDDFRPRMEHLWNQIKPLYLQIHAYVRRKLWELYGSSVITRRGPIPAHLLGDMWAQSWERLDDFTRPYPTIDDVNPTSAMINQNYTPKKMFKVAEEFFTSLNLSAMPQTFWEKSILEKPNGRDLVCHASAWDFYDSNDFRIKQCTSVNFMDFITAHHEMGHIQYFLQYKDQPFIYRDGANEGFHEAIGDTIALSVSTPKHLHKIGLLPKTSRTYEADINYLYKIGLDKVVFLPFGYLMDLWRWNVFKGLTTEDQYNCDWWKLKYSYQGIEPPVTRTENDFDPGSKYHIVGNVPYIRYFVSYIVQFQFHQALCEKADQFDPKNPTSKPLHECDIYQSKNAGNAFKDMLKLGSSKPWFDAMELLTGQREMDAGPLLNYFNPLYEWLKNENKRTGEHLGWETDKKICFKKDETSQPSF, encoded by the exons atgatgataaaattatattatttgtatgccaTTCTATGGCTATCTGCAACGGTTGTTTGGCGACCAGTCTTATCCGCtggaacaaaaaaatattctgaaatcgAAGCTTCCAAATATTTGGACAACGCCAATCACGCATTGACCGAATGGACAAACCGAGTCATACATGCCAATTGGAATTGGTTAACAAACTTGACCAATGAGAATGCTGAAAAaaag ATTGCCATTAATTTGGAATTTAGCAAATTCTTAAAGAATATGTGGGTAGAAACTGTGAAATATCCATGGTCAACATACAAAGATCCGAATATCAAAAGGCAATTCAAATTAATGTCAGTATTAGGGACAGATGCTTTACCCGAAGACAAACTGAAAAAA ttagatGAAATTGTTTCGGCCATGGAAAGTTTGTACGGCAGAGCAACCATTCCTGAGTATGATGGCGATAACAATTTAAATCGAACTTTGAGTTTAGAACcag ATATAAACGACATATTGGATAAAAGTACTGATGTAAATGAACTGAAGCATGTATGGGTACAATGGCGAGAGGCTACAGGAAAAAAAATTCGACCTATGTATGCGGAATATGTAAGACTATCTAATGAAGCGGCCAGATTAAACA ATTACACGGATAATGCAGAATTTTGGATTCGAGGTTACGATGTTGACGACTTTCGACCGCGAATGGAACATTTATGGAATCAAATCAAACCTCTATACTTGCAGATACACGCCTACGTCCGCAGAAAGCTTTGGGAGCTTTACGGTAGCTCAGTAATCACAAGAAGAGGACCAATTCCAGCACATCTACTTG GTGATATGTGGGCGCAGTCATGGGAACGTTTGGATGATTTTACTCGACCTTACCCTACTATTGATGATGTAAATCCTACTTCAGCCATGATAAATCAG aACTACACTCCGAAAAAGATGTTTAAAGTAGCTGAAGAGTTTTTCACATCGTTAAACTTGAGCGCTATGCCCCAAACTTTCTGGGAAAAATCTATTTTGGAGAAGCCAAATGGTCGCGATTTGGTATGCCATGCATCCGCTTGGGACTTTTATGATTCTAATGACTTTAGAATCAAACAATGTACATCGgtaaattttatggattttataaCCGCCCATCATGAGATGGGCCACATCCAATATTTTCTACAGTATAAAGACCAGCCGTTCATATACCGTGATGGAGCTAACGAag GTTTCCACGAAGCGATCGGAGATACAATCGCTTTGTCTGTATCAACACCAAAGCATTTGCATAAGATTGGTCTGTTGCCTAAGACAAGTCGCACATACGAAGCCGATATAAATTATCTGTACAAGATCGGATTGGACAAGGTAGTTTTTTTACCTTTTGGATATTTAATGGATCTATGGAGGTGGAACGTGTTCAAAGGACTCACGACGGAAGATCAATACAACTGTGACTGGTGGAAACTCAA ATATTCTTATCAAGGAATCGAGCCACCGGTGACCAGAACTGAAAACGATTTTGACCCGGGATCCAAGTACCACATCGTTGGAAACGTGCCTTATATTAGATACTTTGTGAGTTACATAGTACAATTTCAATTCCATCAAGCATTGTGTGAAAAAGCTGACCAGTTTGATCCCAAAAATCCAACAAGCAAACCATTACATGAATGTGACATTTATCAAAGCAAAAATGCCGGAAACGCTTTCaa agATATGTTGAAATTAGGATCGTCGAAACCGTGGTTTGATGCTATGGAACTACTAACTGGTCAAAGGGAAATGGACGCTGGaccattattgaattatttcaaCCCTCTGTACGAATggcttaaaaatgaaaataaaagaaCTGGAGAACATCTTGGCTGGGAGACAGATAAAAAAA tttgctTTAAAAAGGATGAAACAAGTCAGCCTTCATTTTGA